One Candidatus Auribacterota bacterium DNA window includes the following coding sequences:
- a CDS encoding efflux RND transporter periplasmic adaptor subunit: MRQYITLSIVILAAALAVPGCGKKAEEKKEVIPIRAMRVEPRTVSRTLDYASNIEAWDKAEVFPKVGGKILEKLKEDGAPIAKGETIAYIDRDEVGFKFEKAPVESPLTGIIGRVYVDKGTNVTTQTAVALVVDIDRVKVHLDVPEKYLPQLLLGQKARVGVEAYPGEVFTGTVTRISPIVETETRTAPIEISIDNPGHRLKPGMFASINLVLEEKKNVPAVMKEAIMGRKPSTYVFVVNGGVARMRDVTLGIGENDRIEVLKGLTAGDLVAVMGQERLRDGAAVSVEVDKGSR; encoded by the coding sequence ATGCGTCAGTACATAACGCTGTCGATCGTGATCCTCGCCGCCGCCCTCGCCGTTCCCGGCTGCGGGAAAAAGGCCGAGGAGAAGAAGGAGGTCATCCCGATCCGGGCGATGCGCGTCGAGCCCCGAACGGTCTCCCGGACCCTCGACTACGCCAGCAACATCGAGGCGTGGGACAAGGCCGAGGTCTTCCCCAAGGTAGGAGGCAAGATCCTCGAGAAGCTCAAGGAGGACGGGGCCCCCATCGCGAAGGGGGAGACCATCGCCTACATCGACCGCGACGAGGTCGGCTTCAAGTTCGAGAAGGCACCCGTGGAGAGCCCCCTCACCGGCATCATAGGGCGGGTTTACGTGGACAAGGGGACGAACGTCACCACTCAGACCGCGGTGGCCCTCGTGGTGGATATCGACCGGGTCAAGGTGCATCTCGATGTTCCCGAGAAGTACCTTCCCCAGCTCTTGCTGGGGCAGAAGGCGCGGGTAGGCGTCGAGGCGTACCCCGGCGAGGTCTTCACGGGCACGGTGACGCGCATCAGCCCGATCGTCGAGACCGAGACGCGCACGGCCCCTATCGAGATATCGATCGACAACCCCGGCCACCGCCTGAAGCCGGGCATGTTCGCGAGCATCAACCTTGTCCTCGAGGAAAAGAAAAATGTTCCCGCCGTTATGAAGGAGGCGATCATGGGGCGTAAGCCCTCCACGTATGTCTTCGTCGTGAACGGCGGCGTCGCCCGCATGAGGGACGTCACGCTCGGCATAGGCGAGAACGACCGCATCGAGGTGCTCAAGGGCCTGACGGCGGGGGACCTGGTCGCCGTCATGGGACAGGAACGCCTCCGCGACGGGGCGGCCGTCAGCGTGGAAGTGGACAAAGGTAGTCGATAG
- a CDS encoding undecaprenyl-phosphate glucose phosphotransferase: MATRSHTAEIAATIRVAVDTVMLNAAFCTAYWVRFYSPLTGFVPISKGIPPFGFYLTAFPVATIVFLYMFKLSGSYAKRWRYDAMNEFFLVSKGMVAGMVALMALTFLLPSTHSEAGLKYSRITFVLLVPFVECYLLLGRLLANGIEKHLYRKSTGKRKILIIGTRETAARIARHVRRNPNLECEIVGYLQCPGEKSSSSRIIQPVLGSVLDFDAVLSRYSIDEVILTNPSLDHEKVLEIVMACEKNLVGFRHVPDMFEILTKQVDVVSFDGVPLFGIHRIPLHYPWNRFLKRVFDVAGSAIGLILSSPVIALSAIAIKLDSKGPIFYRQERYGEDGRRFSIYKLRTMVENAERETGPVWARADDPRCTRVGSFLRRSNFDELPQLYNVLRGDMSLVGPRPERPHFVHRFTEDIPRYMTRHFVKSGLTGWAQVNGLRGDTSIRARLRYDMYYLENWSILFDLKIIVMTIFARRNAY, translated from the coding sequence ATGGCCACGAGAAGTCACACCGCGGAGATTGCAGCCACGATCAGGGTAGCAGTGGACACCGTGATGCTCAATGCGGCGTTCTGCACGGCGTACTGGGTGCGCTTCTATTCTCCGCTCACCGGGTTCGTCCCCATCTCCAAGGGAATCCCCCCCTTCGGCTTCTACCTCACGGCATTCCCCGTTGCCACCATCGTCTTCTTGTACATGTTCAAGCTTTCCGGCTCATACGCGAAGCGCTGGCGCTACGACGCCATGAACGAATTTTTCCTCGTGAGCAAGGGGATGGTGGCGGGAATGGTCGCGCTCATGGCGCTCACCTTTCTACTGCCATCAACGCACAGCGAAGCGGGACTTAAATACTCACGCATCACCTTCGTCCTGCTCGTCCCCTTCGTAGAGTGCTACCTCCTGCTGGGACGGCTTCTCGCAAATGGCATAGAGAAACATCTCTACCGGAAATCCACGGGGAAGAGAAAAATCCTGATTATCGGGACGAGAGAGACCGCCGCACGAATTGCGCGCCACGTCCGGCGGAATCCAAACCTGGAGTGCGAGATCGTGGGCTATCTGCAGTGCCCCGGGGAGAAGAGCTCTTCATCCAGAATCATCCAGCCTGTCCTCGGCAGCGTGCTGGATTTCGATGCCGTGCTCAGCCGCTACAGCATCGACGAAGTCATTCTCACCAACCCGAGCCTCGACCACGAAAAAGTTCTGGAAATCGTCATGGCCTGCGAGAAGAACCTCGTGGGCTTCAGGCACGTGCCCGATATGTTCGAGATCCTCACGAAACAGGTTGACGTGGTCAGCTTTGACGGCGTCCCCCTCTTCGGCATTCACCGCATCCCGCTCCACTACCCGTGGAACCGCTTCCTCAAGCGCGTGTTCGACGTGGCCGGATCGGCCATCGGCCTCATCCTCTCCTCTCCCGTTATCGCTCTCTCGGCCATCGCGATAAAGCTCGACTCAAAGGGACCGATTTTTTACCGGCAGGAGCGATACGGGGAGGACGGCAGGCGATTCTCCATCTACAAGCTCCGCACCATGGTCGAGAACGCGGAGAGGGAAACAGGACCGGTCTGGGCGCGCGCCGACGACCCGAGGTGCACGCGCGTCGGCTCGTTTTTGCGGAGGTCCAACTTCGATGAGCTGCCTCAGCTCTATAACGTCCTGCGCGGTGACATGAGCCTCGTCGGCCCCCGGCCCGAGCGCCCGCACTTCGTGCATCGCTTCACGGAAGACATCCCGCGCTACATGACGCGCCACTTCGTGAAATCGGGGCTCACGGGATGGGCGCAGGTGAACGGCCTCCGCGGGGACACCTCAATACGGGCGCGCCTCCGCTACGACATGTATTATCTGGAGAACTGGTCGATCCTCTTTGACCTCAAGATCATTGTCATGACGATTTTCGCCCGCAGGAACGCGTATTGA
- a CDS encoding glycosyltransferase encodes MRVALIHDWLNGMRGGEKILEVLCELFPDAVVHTLLCDRSRLSPTIARMEIRTSLLQHLPFRRTGYRYYLPLFPWLIERFDLSEFDLVFSTSHCVAKGARPPRSGISICYCLTPMRYVWYFGEEYFGHWGWRRLLLTPAFTCLRRWDVASAPRVGRWLAISEHVAARIKKIYNTSADVLYPPVDTRFFTPGGEVGSYYLIVSALVPYKRLDIAIRAFNQLRLPLLIIGEGPQRKRLEAMAGPQVEFLGWRTDEEVREHYRSCRALIFPGEEDFGITPLEAQACGKPVIAYGKGGALETVRDGETGLFFTEQDPGALAEAVRKAALMTFDAHLLRAHAMRFDRARFKERLRGYIEKAGRDFTCETGAGRRD; translated from the coding sequence ATGCGAGTGGCATTGATTCACGACTGGCTGAACGGCATGCGCGGGGGGGAAAAGATCCTCGAGGTGCTCTGCGAGCTCTTTCCGGACGCCGTCGTGCACACGCTGCTATGCGATCGCTCCAGGCTCTCGCCGACAATAGCGCGGATGGAGATACGAACCTCCCTCCTCCAGCACCTCCCTTTCCGGCGGACGGGGTACAGGTATTACCTCCCCCTCTTCCCCTGGCTGATAGAGCGGTTCGACCTCAGCGAATTTGATCTCGTCTTCTCGACAAGCCACTGCGTCGCCAAAGGCGCTCGCCCGCCGAGGAGCGGCATCAGCATATGCTACTGCCTGACCCCCATGCGCTACGTCTGGTACTTCGGCGAGGAGTACTTCGGCCACTGGGGGTGGCGGCGTCTGCTGCTCACGCCGGCATTCACCTGCCTCAGGCGATGGGATGTTGCCTCGGCACCGAGAGTGGGGCGGTGGCTGGCGATATCCGAACATGTTGCCGCCCGCATCAAAAAGATTTATAATACGAGCGCGGATGTCTTGTATCCTCCCGTTGACACGCGTTTCTTCACGCCGGGAGGGGAGGTGGGAAGCTACTACCTCATCGTTTCCGCGCTGGTCCCCTACAAGAGGCTCGACATCGCCATCCGGGCGTTCAATCAGCTCCGGCTCCCCCTCCTGATCATCGGTGAAGGGCCGCAGCGGAAGAGGCTGGAAGCGATGGCGGGGCCACAGGTTGAGTTCCTTGGCTGGCGCACAGACGAAGAAGTGAGGGAGCACTACCGGAGCTGCCGGGCGCTCATTTTCCCCGGCGAGGAGGACTTCGGCATCACGCCGCTCGAAGCGCAGGCCTGCGGGAAACCGGTCATTGCGTACGGGAAGGGAGGCGCGTTGGAGACGGTGAGGGACGGCGAGACCGGCCTCTTCTTCACCGAGCAGGATCCGGGCGCGCTCGCCGAGGCCGTCCGGAAGGCTGCACTGATGACATTTGACGCACATCTGCTGAGGGCACATGCAATGCGATTCGACCGGGCGCGGTTTAAAGAAAGACTCAGGGGCTATATAGAAAAAGCCGGCAGGGATTTCACGTGCGAGACGGGCGCCGGGAGACGGGACTGA
- a CDS encoding MarR family transcriptional regulator, which produces MKRQQEILKLLRQVHMRFAKFYSKKIASRRVTPPQYMMLMILLEEGAQKMHDLADFLQVSTPAVTNLVDKLEASGYATRSPHPTDRRAHVIALTPAGTRFITALRDDGLALLKDTIGTMSASDQEVVRRFYQNLRARLDAALERPGKSTQ; this is translated from the coding sequence ATGAAGAGACAGCAGGAAATCCTCAAGCTTCTGCGCCAGGTGCATATGCGTTTCGCAAAGTTCTACTCGAAGAAGATCGCGAGCCGCCGGGTAACCCCGCCTCAGTACATGATGCTGATGATTCTGCTCGAGGAGGGTGCCCAGAAGATGCACGATCTCGCCGACTTCCTCCAGGTCTCGACACCGGCGGTCACGAACCTCGTGGACAAGCTCGAGGCCTCGGGGTACGCCACGCGCTCGCCGCACCCCACCGATAGGCGCGCCCACGTGATCGCGCTCACGCCGGCCGGCACGCGTTTTATCACGGCGCTGCGCGATGACGGGCTTGCGCTCCTCAAGGACACCATCGGCACCATGTCCGCCTCGGACCAGGAGGTGGTGCGGCGGTTCTATCAAAACCTTCGCGCACGCCTCGACGCGGCGCTCGAACGGCCGGGGAAAAGCACGCAATGA
- a CDS encoding glycosyltransferase family 1 protein: protein MIKICIDARWIGEKIAGIGRYTVYLLKYLSEMDSENSYLVLFQDEAVRDSVCGELRLGARTNWRILTLPYGIFSIRGQLSLPRLLRKEGVDLFHSTNFMAPLMRGRAKLVTTVHDIIPLKFPEYAPRSKKTRLFPVYRALMKRLVAVSDLIIADSEHSRRDIIEVLGTPADKVRRVYLGVDPKYRPLPSAVKAEVKQRLGVRDRLALFAGRADPYKNLISLVRAAEAVNANGKIHCTIVVAGEKDSRYPEVDNYINRAGIHNEVRFIGSLDEDELIPLYNAADVLVLPSFYEGFGLPPLEAMACGTPVICSNRASLPEVVGDAGILVEPTDVRAIASAMEHVFTDGALRARMSAAGLERAKLFPWKKTAEETLKLYKELHSLNHR from the coding sequence ATGATAAAGATATGTATTGATGCACGATGGATCGGAGAGAAGATCGCGGGGATCGGCCGCTACACGGTCTACCTCCTAAAGTACCTCTCCGAGATGGACAGCGAGAACAGCTACCTCGTCCTCTTCCAGGACGAAGCCGTCCGCGACAGCGTGTGCGGAGAACTCCGGTTGGGAGCCCGAACCAACTGGCGAATTCTCACGCTGCCCTATGGAATATTTTCTATCCGCGGCCAGCTCTCGCTGCCCCGCCTCCTCAGGAAGGAGGGGGTTGATCTGTTCCACTCGACCAACTTCATGGCACCCCTGATGCGCGGGAGGGCTAAGCTCGTGACCACCGTCCACGACATCATACCCCTCAAGTTTCCCGAGTACGCCCCCCGCTCGAAGAAGACACGCCTCTTCCCGGTTTATCGGGCTCTGATGAAACGCCTTGTCGCAGTTTCCGATCTCATCATCGCCGACTCGGAACACTCACGGCGCGATATCATCGAAGTCCTCGGCACCCCGGCGGACAAGGTGCGCCGGGTATATCTTGGCGTGGATCCGAAGTACCGGCCCCTCCCTTCCGCCGTCAAAGCGGAGGTGAAACAGCGGCTCGGGGTCAGGGACAGGCTCGCGCTCTTTGCGGGAAGGGCCGACCCGTACAAGAACCTCATCAGCCTCGTCAGGGCGGCCGAGGCGGTCAATGCGAACGGGAAGATCCACTGCACCATCGTTGTCGCGGGCGAGAAGGACAGCCGCTACCCGGAGGTCGATAATTACATCAACCGAGCGGGGATCCACAACGAGGTGCGCTTCATTGGGAGCCTTGATGAGGACGAGCTCATCCCCCTCTATAACGCCGCGGATGTGCTCGTGCTCCCCTCGTTCTACGAGGGGTTCGGCCTCCCCCCCCTCGAGGCGATGGCCTGCGGCACACCGGTCATCTGCTCAAACCGCGCATCGCTCCCCGAGGTGGTTGGCGACGCGGGGATACTCGTGGAGCCAACCGATGTCCGCGCGATCGCCAGCGCCATGGAACACGTCTTCACCGACGGGGCGCTCCGCGCCAGGATGTCCGCCGCGGGCCTCGAGCGGGCAAAGCTGTTCCCGTGGAAGAAGACGGCCGAGGAAACGCTCAAACTCTACAAAGAACTGCACAGCTTGAACCATAGATGA
- a CDS encoding efflux RND transporter permease subunit, producing MSLPEFGVRKPVTNLMIFSGIIVIALYSLMNLGVDLMPEIEPPAITVISTYSGANPEDVETKVTEPLENQLATTPGLDKIFARCLEGLSLITLKFNWGTNLDEASNDIRDRIDRAKKYLPDIPDEMDEPSIFKFNTAMIPILFIGFSADRSYPDLYDIIDKRIVDELKQIPGVGTLTLQGGLQRQINIWIDRKRLEAYGFSILDIEDILKKENFTQPAGSVKYGLTDYLVRVPGEFATPAEINSVILGQRKGNLIYLKDVARVEDSYKEVTSDVQINRNPGLMMMIQKQIGSNSVQVSEKVKKRLAALMGNLPADVRMTIIMDTSHDIINSLNSLKSTVWQGGFFVILVVWFFLRRFIPSLIIALTIPFSLLIAFIYLFLSGRTINIVSLSSLTIAIGMVVDNAIVIVDNVYRHMERGRRPREAAIFGTSEMFLSVAASTATTVVVFLPMLFISGIVGIWFGELAITITVTLTASLFTAVTFSPMLCSKMMKVAGRKTKDDSMEAPPLPNASRPGFFSRFYEISERWFTSWESGYAKALAWCLARRKFALGGFTAMFLGSLLLIPFVGYEFAPEDDQGDIRATLQLPLGTRIEETEKVGHRVEDLFYRQVPELRSIFVRSGLSSDIGAVFGDVSGSHVISVGVKCVPKTERKRPIKEIANAVRAEVEKIPGIVKTNFTIGNPIGRAISGTGGKEVQVEVIGHSFADTGAVAEQIKAVMEKVPGAVDVSISRELKRPELRIEVNREKAAALGLNMRTIADTIKTYIEGSSATRYRESGDTYDIYVRLDEASRSKREDIEGLVVVSPFTQKQIKLASIARIYETVGPMEIERKNRERVLRVECNTFNRSTGKVSDDIMAGMKKIALPAGVTLNFGGQAEEQSEAFLSLTYLLILGTLLVYMVMAAQFESLLDPFVIMFAIPFTFTGAILAFVLTGTTLNVMSFLALVMLMGIVVNNAIVLVSYIIILRARGHSMVEAITMAGKDRLRPVLATTITTLVGLLPLAISRGEGSETWQPLGITMIGGLSVSTLITMLFVPTLYAVFETHLKKRDEKKKRKACPVSVTGEDATR from the coding sequence ATGAGCTTACCCGAATTCGGCGTACGCAAGCCGGTCACGAACCTGATGATCTTCTCGGGGATCATCGTGATCGCCCTCTACTCCCTGATGAACCTCGGCGTCGACCTGATGCCCGAGATCGAGCCGCCCGCCATCACTGTCATCTCCACCTATTCCGGCGCCAACCCCGAGGACGTCGAAACGAAGGTGACGGAGCCTCTCGAAAACCAGCTCGCGACCACGCCGGGGCTCGACAAGATCTTCGCGCGCTGCCTCGAGGGCCTCTCCCTCATTACCCTGAAGTTCAACTGGGGGACCAACCTCGATGAGGCCTCCAACGACATTCGCGACCGGATCGACCGCGCCAAGAAATACCTCCCCGACATTCCCGACGAGATGGACGAGCCGTCCATCTTCAAATTCAACACCGCGATGATCCCCATCCTCTTCATCGGATTCAGCGCCGACCGCTCCTACCCGGACCTCTACGACATCATCGACAAGCGGATCGTGGACGAGCTGAAGCAGATCCCCGGCGTCGGAACCCTCACCCTCCAGGGGGGCCTCCAGCGGCAGATCAACATCTGGATCGACCGGAAGCGGCTCGAGGCATATGGCTTCTCCATCCTCGATATCGAAGACATTCTCAAGAAGGAGAACTTTACCCAGCCGGCCGGGAGCGTCAAGTACGGCCTCACCGACTACCTGGTGCGGGTCCCGGGCGAGTTCGCGACGCCCGCGGAGATCAACAGCGTCATCCTCGGGCAGCGGAAGGGAAACCTGATCTACCTGAAGGACGTCGCGCGCGTCGAGGACAGCTACAAGGAGGTGACGAGCGACGTCCAAATTAACCGCAACCCCGGGCTGATGATGATGATTCAGAAGCAGATCGGCTCGAACAGCGTCCAGGTCAGCGAGAAGGTCAAGAAGCGGCTCGCGGCGCTGATGGGGAACCTTCCCGCCGATGTGCGGATGACCATAATCATGGACACCTCGCACGATATCATCAACTCCCTCAACTCCCTGAAAAGCACCGTCTGGCAGGGCGGGTTTTTCGTCATCCTGGTCGTCTGGTTCTTCCTGCGACGGTTCATCCCAAGTCTCATCATCGCCCTCACCATCCCGTTTTCGCTCCTCATCGCCTTCATCTACCTGTTCCTGAGCGGGCGCACGATCAACATCGTGAGCCTCTCCTCCCTCACCATCGCCATCGGCATGGTGGTGGACAACGCCATTGTCATCGTGGATAACGTCTACCGCCACATGGAGCGCGGGCGGCGCCCGCGGGAGGCCGCCATCTTCGGGACCAGCGAGATGTTCCTCTCCGTGGCCGCCTCGACCGCCACCACGGTCGTGGTCTTCCTCCCGATGCTCTTCATCTCGGGGATCGTCGGCATCTGGTTCGGCGAACTCGCCATCACGATCACGGTGACGCTCACCGCCTCGCTCTTCACCGCGGTGACGTTCAGCCCGATGCTCTGCTCAAAGATGATGAAGGTCGCAGGACGTAAGACGAAAGACGATTCGATGGAGGCACCCCCGCTCCCCAACGCCTCACGCCCCGGCTTCTTCTCCCGGTTCTACGAAATCTCCGAGCGCTGGTTCACCTCGTGGGAAAGCGGCTATGCGAAGGCCCTCGCATGGTGTCTCGCGCGCCGTAAATTCGCGCTCGGCGGCTTCACGGCGATGTTCCTCGGCAGCCTCCTCCTCATCCCGTTCGTAGGCTACGAGTTCGCCCCCGAGGACGACCAGGGCGATATCCGCGCGACGCTCCAGCTCCCCCTCGGCACGCGCATCGAGGAGACGGAGAAGGTGGGGCACCGCGTGGAGGATCTCTTCTACCGGCAGGTCCCTGAGCTCCGTTCCATCTTCGTCCGGAGCGGTTTGAGTTCCGACATCGGGGCGGTCTTCGGCGACGTCTCGGGCTCCCACGTCATCTCGGTGGGGGTGAAGTGCGTGCCGAAGACCGAGCGGAAGCGCCCCATCAAGGAGATCGCCAACGCCGTCCGCGCGGAGGTGGAGAAGATCCCGGGGATCGTGAAGACGAACTTCACCATCGGCAACCCGATCGGGCGCGCCATCTCCGGCACGGGTGGCAAGGAGGTCCAGGTCGAGGTGATCGGCCACTCGTTCGCGGACACCGGCGCCGTCGCGGAACAGATCAAGGCGGTCATGGAGAAGGTGCCCGGGGCGGTGGACGTCAGCATCTCCCGCGAGCTCAAGCGGCCCGAACTCCGCATCGAGGTAAACCGCGAGAAGGCTGCCGCCCTGGGTCTCAACATGCGCACGATCGCCGACACCATCAAGACCTACATCGAGGGCTCGTCCGCCACGCGGTACCGTGAGTCGGGCGACACTTACGACATCTATGTCCGTCTGGACGAGGCCTCCCGCTCGAAGAGGGAGGACATCGAGGGCCTCGTCGTCGTCTCTCCGTTCACGCAGAAACAGATCAAGCTCGCGAGCATTGCGCGGATCTACGAGACGGTTGGCCCCATGGAGATCGAGAGGAAGAACCGCGAGCGGGTCCTTCGGGTGGAGTGCAACACCTTCAACCGCTCCACGGGGAAGGTGAGCGACGACATCATGGCGGGGATGAAAAAGATCGCCCTCCCCGCGGGCGTCACCCTCAACTTCGGCGGCCAGGCGGAGGAGCAGTCCGAGGCGTTCCTGAGCCTGACCTATCTCCTCATCCTTGGTACCCTCCTCGTCTACATGGTCATGGCGGCTCAGTTCGAGTCGCTGCTCGACCCGTTCGTCATCATGTTCGCCATACCGTTCACCTTCACCGGCGCCATCCTTGCCTTCGTGCTGACCGGCACGACCCTGAACGTCATGTCGTTCCTGGCACTGGTCATGCTCATGGGGATCGTTGTGAATAATGCGATTGTGCTCGTGAGTTACATCATCATCCTCCGCGCGCGGGGGCACTCGATGGTCGAGGCGATCACAATGGCGGGGAAGGACCGCCTCCGCCCCGTCCTCGCGACCACCATTACCACGCTCGTGGGTCTTCTCCCGCTCGCGATATCCAGGGGGGAGGGTTCGGAGACATGGCAGCCGCTCGGCATCACGATGATCGGCGGGCTCAGCGTCTCGACCCTCATCACGATGCTCTTCGTTCCGACGTTGTACGCGGTGTTCGAGACGCACCTTAAGAAGCGCGATGAAAAGAAGAAGAGAAAGGCCTGTCCGGTCTCCGTGACGGGGGAGGATGCCACCCGATGA
- a CDS encoding TolC family protein: protein MKPVPAMALAALILAASTAPGEESPGADPTPSVTREAFMKSAAQRKILRIGLVDIIMYALKKNSEIKIARIEPKIKADDIRIAKSEFEPTLKADYLLHDVTEESSSVFYPGEQKSRDMTFDAGISGKLITGTKYRFDFLNDRQRNNSDITDMNPYFTSEPLVTITQPLLRGFGITVNRADIIIARNNTRQSEEMFKAAAMDAISQAKTAYYNYAYAIEAYGIAERFLQSARELFEINKARYAKGLASSVDMLEAEAAVAEREKLLLDAEYGLKTSEDKLKFVTNLVDDPEVWNATIELIEKPVFSVRPVDLVQSVMDAFEYRPEYRAKKLEAKNKDINIVVKKNALFPTLDAVASFGINGLGDQYGRALQSIHWGYQDWSVGGTLNVPWGMGDRGRYDQSKLEKARVILEIERMEQRIILDVRDRVREVDIQFRQENAARVARDKEAENYAAQKERLAAGQVSTHDMLDYQYKYSKAELDHSQAIINYNTALINLDKEVGLTLVRNNVKLEE, encoded by the coding sequence ATGAAACCGGTTCCTGCGATGGCGCTCGCCGCACTCATCCTTGCCGCCAGCACGGCCCCCGGCGAGGAGTCCCCGGGGGCAGACCCTACCCCCTCGGTGACGCGGGAGGCGTTCATGAAGTCGGCCGCCCAGCGGAAGATACTCCGCATAGGCCTGGTTGACATCATCATGTACGCGCTCAAGAAAAACTCGGAGATCAAGATCGCACGCATCGAGCCAAAGATCAAGGCCGACGATATACGCATCGCGAAGTCGGAGTTTGAGCCGACGCTGAAGGCTGACTACCTCCTCCACGACGTCACCGAGGAGAGCTCGAGCGTCTTCTACCCGGGGGAGCAGAAGAGCAGGGATATGACGTTCGACGCGGGGATTTCCGGGAAGCTCATCACCGGCACCAAATACCGCTTCGATTTTCTCAATGACCGGCAGAGGAACAACTCAGACATCACGGACATGAACCCCTATTTCACGAGCGAGCCCCTGGTCACCATCACCCAGCCGCTCCTGAGGGGCTTCGGCATCACCGTGAACCGCGCCGACATCATCATCGCCCGCAACAACACGCGCCAGTCCGAGGAGATGTTCAAGGCGGCGGCGATGGACGCCATCAGCCAGGCAAAGACCGCCTACTATAACTACGCCTACGCGATCGAGGCCTACGGGATCGCCGAGCGGTTCCTGCAAAGCGCCAGGGAGCTCTTCGAGATCAACAAGGCCCGTTACGCCAAGGGCCTCGCGAGCTCAGTGGACATGCTGGAGGCGGAGGCGGCGGTCGCGGAACGCGAGAAGCTGCTCCTCGACGCCGAATACGGTCTCAAGACCTCAGAGGACAAGTTGAAGTTTGTCACCAACCTGGTGGACGACCCCGAGGTCTGGAACGCGACGATCGAGCTCATCGAGAAGCCCGTGTTCTCCGTCCGGCCGGTGGACCTCGTGCAGTCCGTCATGGATGCCTTCGAGTACCGGCCTGAGTACCGGGCCAAGAAGCTGGAGGCCAAGAACAAGGACATCAACATCGTGGTGAAGAAAAACGCGCTCTTCCCCACGCTCGACGCCGTGGCCAGTTTCGGGATCAACGGGCTCGGCGACCAGTACGGCAGGGCGCTCCAGAGCATCCACTGGGGCTACCAGGACTGGAGCGTCGGGGGCACATTGAACGTCCCATGGGGAATGGGAGACCGGGGCCGCTACGACCAGAGCAAACTGGAGAAGGCCCGCGTGATCCTCGAGATCGAGAGGATGGAGCAGCGCATCATCCTCGACGTGCGGGACAGGGTGCGGGAGGTCGATATACAGTTCCGCCAGGAGAACGCCGCCAGGGTCGCCAGGGACAAGGAGGCGGAGAACTACGCCGCGCAGAAGGAGCGCCTCGCGGCGGGGCAGGTCAGCACGCACGATATGCTCGATTACCAGTATAAGTACTCGAAGGCAGAACTTGACCACAGCCAGGCGATCATCAACTACAATACGGCTCTTATCAACCTTGACAAGGAAGTAGGCCTCACGCTGGTCAGGAACAATGTGAAGCTGGAGGAATGA